In one window of Arachis ipaensis cultivar K30076 chromosome B06, Araip1.1, whole genome shotgun sequence DNA:
- the LOC107646856 gene encoding uncharacterized protein LOC107646856, with amino-acid sequence MDINHQNRDTPMITKVSYKESLLKPAGPNVKGDDFVTDPIDEDEPNSKDKWYKTTENDDQVEKPFDPCPNIPISKDEFDEWCKPWRAALMVKVLGKRVGLGFMEQCLQRDWAKKGKINVIDMDRDYFLVHFADEGDYNHALMEGPWMIAGHYLIVQRWRPFFLSSEKEVRKVTDWIRIPNLSIELYNHRFLWRVGSTIGHMLKIDRTTSIYSRGHFARICVDIDLRKQLVPKISVFGEVLNIEYEGLHQICFSCGKYGHRLDHCNETPVEEPASQVNAGGEEENINSDNQNHVDFADQNGKSHDSHNQSVSSNNQDPPYFGPWMMVKRPLRRKNGNNNPNNPGSNQRHDSFYNHRSINEEDN; translated from the coding sequence ATGGATATTAACCATCAGAATAGAGATACTCCTATGATAACCAAAGTGTCTTACAAGGAGTCCCTACTCAAACCTGCTGGACCCAATGTCAAGGGTGACGACTTTGTTACCGATCCCATCGATGAAGATGAACCAAACTCGAAAGACAAGTGGTACAAGACTACTGAGAACGATGATCAAGTGGAGAAGCCCTTTGATCCATGTCCCAATATTCCAATATCCAAAGATGAATTCGATGAATGGTGCAAACCTTGGCGTGCTGCTCTCATGGTCAAAGTTCTGGGCAAACGAGTAGGCTTAGGATTCATGGAGCAATGCCTCCAACGTGATTGGGCTAAAAAAGGTAAGATTAATGTTATCGACATGGATCGTGACTATTTCTTGGTTCATTTTGCAGATGAAGGTGACTATAATCATGCCCTTATGGAAGGTCCCTGGATGATTGCCGGTCACTATCTTATTGTCCAACGTTGGAGACCCTTCTTTTTATCTTCTGAGAAAGAAGTCAGAAAAGTTACTGATTGGATTCGTATTCCCAACCTTTCGATCGAACTTTATAACCATAGATTTCTTTGGAGAGTGGGTTCAACTATTGGCCACATGCTTAAGATCGATCGTACTACATCAATTTATTCTAGAGGTCATTTTGCACGTATATGTGTCGATATTGATCTGAGAAAGCAGTTAGTTCCCAAAATCTCTGTCTTTGGCGAGGTCCTAAATATTGAATATGAAGGTTTGCATCAAATCTGCTTCTCTTGTGGAAAATATGGCCACCGGCTAGATCATTGTAATGAAACTCCGGTGGAAGAACCGGCGAGCCAAGTCAATGCTGGTGGAGAAGAGGAGAATATCAATTCTGATAATCAGAATCACGTTGATTTCGCGGACCAAAATGGAAAGTCTCATGATTCCCACAATCAAAGCGTTTCAAGCAATAACCAAGATCCTCCTTATTTCGGGCCGTGGATGATGGTCAAACGACCACTTAGAAGGAAAAATGGTAATAATAATCCGAATAATCCTGGAAGCAATCAACGACATGATTCTTTCTATAATCATAGGTCTATTAATGAGGAAGATAATTAG